The nucleotide window TTCTTCGGGATCGAGGACGAGTCCGGCGGGGGCCAACTGTTCATCGACGAGGACACGGATGGCTACGACCTCGTCGAGGATCTCCACCGGGGCGACATCGTCGGTGCGGTCGGCGCTCCGATGCGCACCAACAGAGGAGAACTCTCACTCGGTGTCAAGGACCTACACGTGGTCACGAAGGCGCTCAACCACCCACCGAGTGACGGGCTGAACGACGAGGCGAGAGTTCGGAACCGCCCCGTTGCGATGTGGGACGCCGATCTCCACGAGACGCTTCGAACGCGGTTCGAGGTGATCAGTGCGACGCGCTCGTTCCTCGAGGCGCGCGAGTTCGTCGAGGCCGACACGACCGTCCTCCAGAACGTCTACGGGGGCGCGAACGCGACACCGTTCGAGACATACTGTGAGGCCAAAGACGAGCAGATGTACCTCCGGGTCGCGACGGAGATCGACCTCAAGAAGCTCGTTGTGGGCGGGTTCGAGCGGGTGTTCGAGATCGGGAAGGTGTTCCGAAACGAGGACATCGACACCACCCACAACCCGGAGTTCCAGATGCTGGAACTGTACCAAGCGTGGGCGGACTACGAGGACATGATGGCCATCACCGAGGCGCTAGTGTGCCACCTTCTCGACACCGTCGCCGACGGTGCCCGGCGCATCGAGTACAACGGCGAGACGCTGGACTTCTCGCGGCCCTGGGATCGCGTCACGATGACCGACGCGATCGCTGCGCACAGCGACCTCATGGTCGAGGACCTCTCCGACGAGGAGCTGCGCGCCGAAGCGGAGGCGCGCGGAGCGGAGTTCCCCGGCGGCTTCGAGCGGGGGCTGGGGATCATGGAGTTGTTCGAGGCGGTCGCGGAATCGGAGCTGAACGACCCCACGTTCGTCATCGACCACCCGCAGGAGACGACGCCGCTGTGTAAGGATCATCGGTCGAAGGAGGGCCGCATCGAGCGGTTCGAGCTGTTCGTCGGCGGTGCCGAGTTGGCGAACAGCTACACCGAACTGAACGACCCCGTCCAGCAGGGAGAGCACTTCGCGGCGCAACTGGAACGCTTCGAGGCGGGCGACGACGAGGCCCACCAGATGGACGAGGCCTTCCTCGACGCGCTCGGCTACGGAATGCCCCCGACAGGCGGGTTGGGAATCGGAATCGACCGACTCGTGATGCTGTTGACCGACTCGCAGTCCATCAAGGACGTGCTGCCGTTCCCAATGGTGAGTACAACAAACTGACCCGCGGACGGTACCTACAAGTAGACCCCGCCAGCTCGTCTTCCTGTTCGATGCCCGAGGTCGTGGTCGCCGACACTCGCATGGTGTTCGACGCCTCCGAGGCGGTCGTTCGCGATCGGATTCAGCGGGAGATCGCAGTGACGGACATCGACTACGATCCCACGACAGCGACTGGGACGTTGACCGCGTGGGGTGTCGTCGCCTCCTACTCGTGGAGTATCGAAGCGGATGGAGAGACGACGACTGCGACCGAACGGCTCTCCGTGAACACGCTCGGATTGGCCGGGTTAGTCAGTATCTTCGGTACCATGGCTGTTCTCTCCGCGGTGTTGCTCGGAGTCGGCACCGGAACGCTCGATCTGATGCCGACTCGACCGGGTGGGATCAACCAACCCCCGGAAACCGTGGTGTGGCCGGCGTACGCCACGACCGCTCTCATGGGGCTGCTCTCACTCGGGTCCTCGCTGGGGTTCCTTCGGGTTGGGCGGCTCCCGACGCCACTTCAGGAAGTGGAGGAAGACGTGGTTGAGAAGCACATCAAGAGTCTACTCGTTGGGATCGGCTACATCGTATCGGCGCAAGCTGTTCTGCTGTTCGCCGTCGCGCTTCCGCTCGTTGTGGAGCCGGACCTGATAACCTCCGAGATCTACCGGGTCCCGTTGGTCGTCGGGTTGTTCATCATGGCCGGGGGCACGGCGGGAGTCATCGGCTTGGTGTGGGTGAGTGACGACTGGGAACGCCTCCGCCGTAAGATGCCCCGCCAGTTGCTGGACTTGTCAGGCGATGATCTCACCCAGGAGTATCGTGAGATAACGGTCGAGTTCGACTCGACGAGAGAAGGCGTCGTTCTGGAACGGATCGACGAGGCGGCCTCAACTGTCGGGATCAACATCGACCCAGTCATCGAGTCGCCGAGCGAGCGGCAACTCCTCGGTGGCGGTGAGCTAACGCGATACGGGTTCAACGGTCGGTACGAATGGGAGATCGTACGAGAGGGGCTGGACGACCCCCAGGGGGGCGGTGGATACGTCGTCACCGAGCGACTGTTCGTCGCCGATGACTATCGTGTCGGCGTCATGTTCACAGCCGTGATCGCTGCGTCGCTGGTCTGGATCTCGACTCACTCGGACAGCCTAATTGCGGTACTGTACGCACCGTCGATCTTCGTCGGGCTACTGTTGGGTCTGGGGACGATCTTTCTCCCATCGCTCTTGTACCCTCGTGGGATCGACATCACCGACCCCGCATGTATGGTCAGGCGGGAATCAGAACCTATCACGCGCGTCGCCTGGGTGATTGCGTCGTTGTTCGGCGTGGGTATCGCGTGGCCTTCGACCCTTCCAACAGCTGGGGCGACGCTCACGATTATCGGTCTCGTGGTGTTCGCACTCATCACGTTTCGATACGACTCACTCGTGGAGAAGCTCACACCGGACACACAGCCGGTCTACCTAGCGCATCCGACGCTACAGTACCTGCTAATCACGTTCACGCTGGGTGCGCCGGCGGCGGCACTTGCGTTCCATGGGATCGAGACCGGATCGATCCCAGACCTTCTCCTGTGGGGTGTCCCCATGTACGCACTGCTCAATGTCGGTATGGTTGCACGGGTACTTCGGTCGACCCGTCGAACTGCAGCCGCCCGGTTCGAAGGGATCGGTGCGGAGTCGACGATCGGCCCAATCCGTCGATGGGGGGGATACCTCCTTGCGGTCGGCTTGTCCCTCGCCACGATCGGTGTCACGGTACTGGTCGCGGGTGACCTCTATGCGGCGACGGCGGATCGGAGTCAGCCGGTTCGACTGCTGTTGGCTCTCCCGTTCGTCGCGACCGCTTCTCTCCCGCTGGGGGGTGTCGCGTATCAGGTCACGTCTAAACTCGTGACAGTCTGGCAGCTTTTGGGACGGAGTCAGCCAGTCGACCCGACGGACTACGGGGTTCGTGAGGGAGTAATCGACGCGCAGGTCCGAGTCTACGATGGGCCTGTCGGCGGGGGGCGCGCGATCTCGCTCGGTGGACGCGGGATAGTCTTCTTCTCGACCGGCGATGCGGACGCGCTCGATCCACGGGAGTTGGAGGCACTGTTGGCGCACGAAGATGCCCACGCGTCCGTCTACACAGACGGGGTACTCAGTGTCCTTGCACCAGTCCTCGCTGGGGCTACCCTCACGGGACAGAACGTCCTCTTGGGCGCACTGAACTTCCGTCGCCGCGAACTTCGAGCCGACGATCACGCGGTCGATGCCACGTCGGCTGAGCAGCTGATCGACGCCCTCGAACAGGTTTCCGGGAGACGAGCCAGCGCACAGGCCACCGGTGATCGCCAACAGCCGTCGGACTTCACCGCTGCCGCGTTCGCCTCCTTCGCCCCGCGGGAGCTAGACCTCGGTGTGTTCGGGAGCGTGCTTGGCCTATTCTACGGCGGGTTCACTATGACGCGAGCCCATCCAGATGTCAAGACGAGGGTAAAGCGTCTCCGCCGGCAGTAAACATAAGACCGAGAGGGAGACGGCGTGACGAGCGTTCTCAGATGAACTGGGGAGTGTCGCCTGCCGACGGGTCGTAATCATCGCGGAGGATCGTGTTCAGCTGAGACGTCGTCAACAGGTAGCACGACTTCGCCGGTGTCGGCTCGTCCGAGTAGAACTCGGTTGCCGTCACGAAGTGGCGAACTTCCTTTACCTCGACCTGAACGGCTTCGGGCACACGAGAGAGGTCCTCGACGGAGTCGTTGAAGAATTGACTGGGGATCGTTACGCGGTAGTTGTCGTCTTCGTCACCGACCTCCGTGTATCGATTTCTGCCAGGAGATTTGTAGCGAACCGTCTCGATTCCCCCTTCGACGAGGTTCCCCTCTTGGATCGTGATGTCCTGATCGAGTTCGCGGTCGGAGATTATGACCCACCCGTTCGCGGTATCGTAACTCCAGTGGGCCTGTCCTGTGCCGTCTTCCCGTGGCGGGAGTGACGGATGCTGTAGGATCTCCCGATCGAACACATCTTGCGGAACGGTGACTCTGTGTGCGCTGGAAACCGTCGCGTCGCCGAGGTATTCCCAGTCCGGTGTCGTGCCCCAATCGCTCATGAAAATAGTGGGCCGTGGACATGTATTCAAGATTTCCCCTCCCGGCTGAATCACCCGACTCGAGCGGGAGATCTGCGCTCTCGACAGAACGGTTATGATGCCACGATCAAACGAGTAGCCCGTGCCGAGGCTCGTCGTCGCAGAGCGGACCGGTGACTGGGTTCGCGATCCCCGCAGACCCACAGATCCGCCGCTCGCGAGGGCGCTCGGACGAGAGCGAACGGTCGAGACGAACGAGGAGACGGTGCCGTGGAGAGTGACAGAACGCGTCACCGTCGGCTCCAAATGGTTCCTCGCCGTACTCTTCGGTTTCATATGTCTGATCGTCGGTGAGTTCGCACCCCCCGCGACTCGCTCCACCGGCTGGGCGGTCGCGATCCAAGCGGTCGGGGTGTGCGTTCTCATTGTCTGTTGTCGAGCGACACTCACTATCCCGGGCGTCGTGGTTCGTGACCCGACGGATCGGCTGCCGGGAGTCGGGCCGGTACTGTGGATCGCGGTCCTCGCGGGGTCCGTCCTCCTCGTCGACGGTCCTGTAGGCGTCACGCTTGCCGTAGTCGGCGTGCTCGGTGTCGGCGCTCTCATCGGGTCACCGACGGCACGGAATTACCTGGCAGCGGTCGCACCACGAGCACACGAACGTGTCGAACTCGTCCCCGTCGTCCACGCCCTCGTGACGGGTGGGACCGCGCTGTCTCTGTGGGCGTTTCTGTCGCTCGTGAGCCGCGTCAACGTTCCAATTTTGCCCGTAGTCATCGCCGGTGTAGCGGGACTCGGTATTGGACTCCTCTGTCTCGGCGGAATCACGACGCGAGGGTCCGCCCGTGTGGCGACCGTCCTGGCGGCGGCTGCGATCGTCGGCCTCCCGCTGATCGCGGTCATATTCGGTGACCCGGCTGTTCGTGTCCGGCCGCAACTATCGACGCTCAATCCGGTCGCACTACTCCTCGCCGGTGGGGCAGTCGCGTCGACGTGGGCCGTCGTGTGGAACGGCATCGCGAGCGCGGGCCCAGTGATCGGTAAGTGGTTCGACCGAGAGGGACGCCGTGTCGAGACGCTTCGGTCGGCCGTGTTGGCGACGACGAGCATCGTCTCATCCGCCACGCTTCTCCTCGCGATCGTGTCCGTGGGCGGCTGTCTGTTTTGGCTTAGCGTTTCCGGCCGACTGACTCCCCGATGGCCGCTGCTCGGGGCGGGACTGTTGTTCGCGACCCCTCTGTGGGTACTGCTCGGCGGTGTAACCTACCAAGCGCGCCGTGTGGTGCAGTCTGCGGTTCGGTTCCGTCGGTACCCACCGGCGGGAGATCTGCTTCCACCCCTGCCAGTCGAACCCCGGTACTCGGTGTACGTCGTCGATGACGACGGCTTCTTCGCCGCCGCCTACAGCGACCCGTGGACAGACCGGATCGTTCTCTCACGGGGGGCGATATCCGAACTCTCTCCGGCTGAGCTGGCCGCGATTATCGTCCACGAGGAGAGTCACATCGTGCACCGTGGGGCGTGGTTGCAGGTGGTGCTCGCGTTGGCACCCCTAGGTGCGCTCCTCGGTCGAAACGTCGTGTACAGCCTGTACGACTTTATGACCCGGGAGGAGACAGCCGACGAGATGGCGGTCCGACGGCTCACAGACAGCGGCATCGACGGAACCGAGGCCCTGTTGAGTGCGTTGCGCTCCGCGGAGGGGATGCCGTCACCGCAATCACGGTGGCTCACGTTCCTCCCGACTGCGACAACGGTGCGCACCGACGAAACCGACCGTACCGGACCGGTCGACAGACTGTACCTCCTCCTGTTCGGGAACTTCGCTGGACAGGTCCATCCCGCTTCACCCACCCGTCGTGAGCGGATTCAGGCGCTCCGTGACGACGAGCGCGAATCGACCACCGAGTGACAGTGGCTACACCGACTGTAGACCTGCCCGAACCGTTTGAATCCATACACGGTATCGAAGGTACACTGTGTTCGTGTATAGGGATCGACACCCACTGATCGGCGGCGGTCACGATCGGAAGGGCGGATGAGCGTGCGATCGCCGTGGGTCCGATATCGACTGGAGACGCCTGAGGACGCGGTCGGCGTGTACGAGCTCGGGAAGATGACATTTGGAACAGTCCGGACAGTGTACTTGGGATCCGGAACGGTCTCGGAGCGCCTTCGGGCTCACCGGCGGAGTGACACAAAGTGTTTCACACACTACCGGTGTGTGTACACCAACGACCGACGGCGCGCCCGTCAGATCGAACGGCGAGAGCAGCGTCGATATCGGGCCCGCCACGGATCGCTCCCAACGTACAACGCTCAAGTGGGATGATTGCCCGAGGCCGTCCCGCCCGCAGGCGACCCGTGCAACCGTCGCACCCCACCAGTCAAACGTGCACCGAGTGTTCGATTCCTCGAGAACGCAAACAGCCATCACAACCCGACCCATGCCGACGATCACCGTCCTCAACGACATTCACCTCAAGCCAGCCTACGAGTCGGTCGTCGACGACTTCCGACTCCCACGTGGTACCGACGGCGTCGTGATCGCAGGCGACTTGTTGGACAAACCCGAACGGGACCACTGCGAGCAGGCCCGGCAGCTACTCGCCCGACTCGACGCCCACGACGTACCGACGGTGTACGTCCCCGGGAACCACGACCCGCTTGCCACCGCCCGGATCGTCGCCGAGGGGTTCGACTCCGTCGAACTCGCACACGACCGGTCGGTGACGGGAGCGGCGTTCGACGGGCAGACCGTATTCGACGACGTCGCTGTCGTCGGCTGGGGCTGTACGCAGTTCGACGCAGGCTGTGAGATCGAGTACGAGTCAGCATCGGAATTCGCGATCCGTGACGAGCACGGCCACGTCGACCGCTACCGAGAATCGCAGGCGAGCCAGCAGCTGCTGGGGGCTGTGGACGCGCTCATCGACGGCGCCCGCGACGTGTCCGAGGTGCGTGACGCCCTCGGCCTCCCGGCCGTGGCCGATGAGGACCTCACTCGCATCCGCGAGGTCGGAACTCGCCTCCGCGATCACATCATCACCCCGGAACGGACGCTCGTCGCAACACACGTCCCACCGTTCGGAACCGACCTCGACCGCCACCACTCAGCTGAGAACCGGCCGATGGACGGCTTGCACGAGGGGTCACTCGCCATCGCCGGCGCGATCCGTGCCACGTCCCCAGCCTTCGCCGTCTCGGGACACAGTCACGTCCGAGGCTACGGGACATACGACGCTCCGCCACCACATCTGTTGAACGGCGGGTTTCGAGGGATCACGACAGTCGAACTCGAGGGCGACAGGGTCGGGTTCGAGTTTCACACCCCGGATTGGCTCCCTGGCGAGTGATGACGAACCGTCCAAATAGACCACCAGTTCTACCGATACTGTTTTTTATCTCTTGACCGCTGAACAGTCTGCGGTCATCGGTGTCCCAATCGATTGACCTCATCTTGTGGTGTCCTCCGATCACGTCCGAAACTGGATCCCCTCCTCGTGAGCCTCAATATCGATGTACGTGGTTTCCGATGAACGAACGGTGTAGGT belongs to Halobaculum rubrum and includes:
- a CDS encoding M48 family metalloprotease, whose amino-acid sequence is MPEVVVADTRMVFDASEAVVRDRIQREIAVTDIDYDPTTATGTLTAWGVVASYSWSIEADGETTTATERLSVNTLGLAGLVSIFGTMAVLSAVLLGVGTGTLDLMPTRPGGINQPPETVVWPAYATTALMGLLSLGSSLGFLRVGRLPTPLQEVEEDVVEKHIKSLLVGIGYIVSAQAVLLFAVALPLVVEPDLITSEIYRVPLVVGLFIMAGGTAGVIGLVWVSDDWERLRRKMPRQLLDLSGDDLTQEYREITVEFDSTREGVVLERIDEAASTVGINIDPVIESPSERQLLGGGELTRYGFNGRYEWEIVREGLDDPQGGGGYVVTERLFVADDYRVGVMFTAVIAASLVWISTHSDSLIAVLYAPSIFVGLLLGLGTIFLPSLLYPRGIDITDPACMVRRESEPITRVAWVIASLFGVGIAWPSTLPTAGATLTIIGLVVFALITFRYDSLVEKLTPDTQPVYLAHPTLQYLLITFTLGAPAAALAFHGIETGSIPDLLLWGVPMYALLNVGMVARVLRSTRRTAAARFEGIGAESTIGPIRRWGGYLLAVGLSLATIGVTVLVAGDLYAATADRSQPVRLLLALPFVATASLPLGGVAYQVTSKLVTVWQLLGRSQPVDPTDYGVREGVIDAQVRVYDGPVGGGRAISLGGRGIVFFSTGDADALDPRELEALLAHEDAHASVYTDGVLSVLAPVLAGATLTGQNVLLGALNFRRRELRADDHAVDATSAEQLIDALEQVSGRRASAQATGDRQQPSDFTAAAFASFAPRELDLGVFGSVLGLFYGGFTMTRAHPDVKTRVKRLRRQ
- a CDS encoding M48 family metalloprotease produces the protein MPRLVVAERTGDWVRDPRRPTDPPLARALGRERTVETNEETVPWRVTERVTVGSKWFLAVLFGFICLIVGEFAPPATRSTGWAVAIQAVGVCVLIVCCRATLTIPGVVVRDPTDRLPGVGPVLWIAVLAGSVLLVDGPVGVTLAVVGVLGVGALIGSPTARNYLAAVAPRAHERVELVPVVHALVTGGTALSLWAFLSLVSRVNVPILPVVIAGVAGLGIGLLCLGGITTRGSARVATVLAAAAIVGLPLIAVIFGDPAVRVRPQLSTLNPVALLLAGGAVASTWAVVWNGIASAGPVIGKWFDREGRRVETLRSAVLATTSIVSSATLLLAIVSVGGCLFWLSVSGRLTPRWPLLGAGLLFATPLWVLLGGVTYQARRVVQSAVRFRRYPPAGDLLPPLPVEPRYSVYVVDDDGFFAAAYSDPWTDRIVLSRGAISELSPAELAAIIVHEESHIVHRGAWLQVVLALAPLGALLGRNVVYSLYDFMTREETADEMAVRRLTDSGIDGTEALLSALRSAEGMPSPQSRWLTFLPTATTVRTDETDRTGPVDRLYLLLFGNFAGQVHPASPTRRERIQALRDDERESTTE
- the lysS gene encoding lysine--tRNA ligase; amino-acid sequence: MSEFDPTDHFESDRLAKRNSLRERGIDPYPPSFEPDLSLAEFEDRFADHEDDELPDERIQLAGRIRRFNDLGSVVFFGIEDESGGGQLFIDEDTDGYDLVEDLHRGDIVGAVGAPMRTNRGELSLGVKDLHVVTKALNHPPSDGLNDEARVRNRPVAMWDADLHETLRTRFEVISATRSFLEAREFVEADTTVLQNVYGGANATPFETYCEAKDEQMYLRVATEIDLKKLVVGGFERVFEIGKVFRNEDIDTTHNPEFQMLELYQAWADYEDMMAITEALVCHLLDTVADGARRIEYNGETLDFSRPWDRVTMTDAIAAHSDLMVEDLSDEELRAEAEARGAEFPGGFERGLGIMELFEAVAESELNDPTFVIDHPQETTPLCKDHRSKEGRIERFELFVGGAELANSYTELNDPVQQGEHFAAQLERFEAGDDEAHQMDEAFLDALGYGMPPTGGLGIGIDRLVMLLTDSQSIKDVLPFPMVSTTN
- a CDS encoding metallophosphoesterase family protein codes for the protein MPTITVLNDIHLKPAYESVVDDFRLPRGTDGVVIAGDLLDKPERDHCEQARQLLARLDAHDVPTVYVPGNHDPLATARIVAEGFDSVELAHDRSVTGAAFDGQTVFDDVAVVGWGCTQFDAGCEIEYESASEFAIRDEHGHVDRYRESQASQQLLGAVDALIDGARDVSEVRDALGLPAVADEDLTRIREVGTRLRDHIITPERTLVATHVPPFGTDLDRHHSAENRPMDGLHEGSLAIAGAIRATSPAFAVSGHSHVRGYGTYDAPPPHLLNGGFRGITTVELEGDRVGFEFHTPDWLPGE